AAAAACCAGGACGGCCACATTTACGAAAAGTCCGATCCCTACGGATTCCAACAGGAAGTCCGGCCTAAAACAGCCTCGATCGTGGCGGATCTGGATACCTACCAATGGAATGACACCGCTTGGATGGAGCAGCGACGCCAATCGGAGCCGATGCACGAGCCCATCTCCGTCTACGAAGTTCACCTGGGATCCTGGCTCCATGCCGCTTCGTCCGAACCCGCTGTATTACCCGATGGCACGCCGGAACCCGTGGTCGTAGTATCCGACCTGAAGCCCGGTGCACGGTTCCTCACCTACCGGGAATTGGCGGACAAGCTGATCCCCTACGTGAAGGACGCAGGCTTTACCCATATTGAACTCTTACCGATCGCGGAACACCCCTTTGATGGGTCCTGGGGCTACCAAGTCGTGGGCCACTACGCCTGCACCTCCCGCTTTGGCACCCCCCAAGATTTCATGTACTTCGTGGATCAGTGCCACCTCAATGGCATCGGCGTCATTGTGGATTGGGTTCCGGGTCACTTCCCCAAGGATGGCCACGGGCTCGCCTTCTTCGATGGCACCCACCTCTACGAGCACGCCGACCCCCGCAAGGGCGAGCACAAGGAATGGGGCACCTTGGTGTTTAACTACGCCCGCCATGAAGTGCGCAATTACCTCGTGGCCAATGCCCTGTTCTGGTTTGACAAGTACCACATCGATGGGATTCGGGTAGATGCCGTGGCCTCCATGCTCTACCTGGACTACAACCGCAAACCCGGCGAGTGGGTCGCCAACCAATACGGCGGACGGGAAAACATCGAAGCGGCAGATTTCCTGCGGCAGATGAACCACGTGATCTTCAGCTATTTCCCCGGCATTTTGTCGATCGCAGAAGAGTCCACCTCCTGGCCCATGGTCTCCTGGCCGACCTACGTGGGGGGGCTAGGGTTCAACCTGAAGTGGAATATGGGCTGGATGCATGACATGCTGGACTACTTCAGTATGGATCCCTGGTTCCGCCAATTCCACCAGAACAACATCACCTTCAGCATGTGGTATAACCACAGCGAAAACTTTATGCTGGCGCTCTCCCACGATGAAGTCGTGCATGGCAAGAGCAACATGCCCGGAAAAATGCCGGGGGATGAATGGCAGAAATTTGCCAACATGCGCTGCCTTTATACCTACATGTTTTCCCATCCCGGCAAGAAAACCCTGTTCATGAGCATGGAGTTTGGCCAGTGGAGCGAGTGGAACGTGTGGGCGGATCTGGAGTGGCACCTGTTGCAGTTCGAACCGCACAAGAAGTTACTCTCGTTCATGTCCGCGCTGAATCAGGTTTACCGTAGCGAACCTGCCCTCTATAGCCAGGACTTTGCGGAGCCTGGGTTTGAATGGATCGATTGCAGCGACAATCGCCACAGTGTGGTGTCGTTTATCCGTCGGGCCAAGGATTCCGAGGAATACGTGGTGGTGGTGTGTAACTTTACGCCCCAACCCCACGCCCACTACCGAGTCGGGGTTCCCGATGCCGGGTTCTACCAAGAAGTCTTTAACAGCGATGCTCGGGAATTCGGCGGTAGCAATATGGGCAACCTCGGTGGCAAATGGACGGAGGACTGGGGCTATCACAATCGGCCCTATTCCTTGGATCTCTGTCTGCCCCCCCTGGCAACGGTCATCCTCAAGCTCGATCGGAACAAGAAGCCCTCTCTACCAGGGCAGACCGAGGAGGGTTAACGTAGATCCAGGGTTAACGTAGATCCACCCTGCTGTAGGGTAAGTCAACGGTAGGATGCGATCGCTGGGGCTATTGTGCTCGGGCGATCGCATCCTTAAACAATATCCAATCAAAAAATATTCCCTAAGCCAGTGATAGCCCTTGGGGGTAAGCTAAAGTGAAGATGCGCCCCTCTTTAATTAAATTTCCTCTACAGATAACAACTCTCCTCTCTTGATTTGCAATAGATGCCAACCTGTAGTCTGTTTCAGCAAGTTCTACTTTGATTTTTCTTTCTCTATCGTCTACTCTACTAAGCAATGTGACTGATCCTGTTGCATCTTTTCTCTGCCTTTCGAGTTTGATGACTTCTCCTCGAACTTCAAAGTTCTCATAAACATGCGCTTTCAGCCGTCTTCCTAACCGCGCCACACTAGGCATTATTCTTGAAGGAAAAATAATTTGTGTGCCTACATCTTCAGGAACTCCAATTGCAGAGGCCCAGTTTAAATTGATCTCCAATCCTTGTTGTTTTCCACTATTATGAATTCCCATCAGAGCTGCACAGAGGTTAGCACTGATCCCTTGCTG
The sequence above is drawn from the Alkalinema sp. FACHB-956 genome and encodes:
- the glgB gene encoding 1,4-alpha-glucan branching enzyme; protein product: MTSTLSPEQVARIIGNQHQDPFEVLGAHQIEQNGRLVWVIRAYQPTADKVWVVCPEERTEYPMQPLHNPHFFECVVDLPELSNYQLRIQEGSHERVIYDPYAFRSPCLTDFDLHLFGEGNHHRIYEKLGAHLAEVSGVKGVYFAVWAPNARNVSVLGDFNQWDGRQHQMRRGPTGIWELFIPSLTVGTAYKYEVKNQDGHIYEKSDPYGFQQEVRPKTASIVADLDTYQWNDTAWMEQRRQSEPMHEPISVYEVHLGSWLHAASSEPAVLPDGTPEPVVVVSDLKPGARFLTYRELADKLIPYVKDAGFTHIELLPIAEHPFDGSWGYQVVGHYACTSRFGTPQDFMYFVDQCHLNGIGVIVDWVPGHFPKDGHGLAFFDGTHLYEHADPRKGEHKEWGTLVFNYARHEVRNYLVANALFWFDKYHIDGIRVDAVASMLYLDYNRKPGEWVANQYGGRENIEAADFLRQMNHVIFSYFPGILSIAEESTSWPMVSWPTYVGGLGFNLKWNMGWMHDMLDYFSMDPWFRQFHQNNITFSMWYNHSENFMLALSHDEVVHGKSNMPGKMPGDEWQKFANMRCLYTYMFSHPGKKTLFMSMEFGQWSEWNVWADLEWHLLQFEPHKKLLSFMSALNQVYRSEPALYSQDFAEPGFEWIDCSDNRHSVVSFIRRAKDSEEYVVVVCNFTPQPHAHYRVGVPDAGFYQEVFNSDAREFGGSNMGNLGGKWTEDWGYHNRPYSLDLCLPPLATVILKLDRNKKPSLPGQTEEG